A single genomic interval of Nocardioides nitrophenolicus harbors:
- a CDS encoding amidase: protein MTSGNALSVDSTAREQAAAVREREISARELLELHLDRIAERNPELNAIVSLDEERARSGAAAADEALASGAEVGPLHGLPFAFKDTHAVGGWRTTYGSPVMADNVPEHDELIVERVRAAGAVTIGKTNVPEFAAGSHTFNPVFGTTLNPVDPTRSAGGSSGGAACALAAGMVPLADGSDMGGSLRNPASFCGVVGMRPSLGRVPEWPLYNQWETTSVGGPMARNVGDLALLLSVMAGPDPRAPQALGQPGATFASPGVASLAGLRVALSVDLDGAFAVDHEVAAVVEAAGAALASAGASVSGAAPDLSLADDTFRTLRAWHFQAKLGRLLAAHPDSFKQSLADNIRAGESLTGADVARAYTQRTALSETMRTFFGSYDVLVLPVSQVPPFPATQEFPTEINGAPMATYLDWMRSAYFITVTGCPAISVPFGTTSTGLPVGVQLVARHGADLRLLEVAAAVEELAAR, encoded by the coding sequence ATGACCTCCGGCAACGCGCTGTCGGTCGACTCGACCGCGCGGGAGCAGGCGGCCGCCGTCCGGGAGCGGGAGATCTCGGCGCGCGAGCTGCTCGAGCTCCACCTCGACCGGATCGCCGAGCGCAACCCCGAGCTGAACGCGATCGTCTCGCTCGACGAGGAGCGCGCCCGCTCGGGGGCTGCCGCCGCCGACGAGGCGCTCGCCTCGGGAGCCGAGGTCGGGCCCTTGCACGGCCTGCCGTTCGCGTTCAAGGACACCCACGCGGTCGGCGGCTGGCGCACGACGTACGGGTCGCCGGTGATGGCGGACAACGTGCCCGAGCACGACGAGCTGATCGTCGAGCGGGTGCGCGCCGCCGGGGCGGTGACGATCGGCAAGACCAACGTCCCGGAGTTCGCGGCCGGCTCCCACACCTTCAACCCGGTCTTCGGCACCACCCTCAACCCGGTCGACCCCACCCGCTCCGCGGGCGGCTCGAGCGGGGGAGCGGCCTGCGCGCTGGCGGCCGGCATGGTCCCGCTCGCCGACGGCTCCGACATGGGCGGCTCGCTGCGCAACCCGGCGTCCTTCTGTGGCGTCGTCGGGATGCGGCCCAGCCTGGGCCGGGTGCCGGAGTGGCCGCTCTACAACCAGTGGGAGACCACCTCCGTCGGCGGCCCGATGGCCCGCAACGTCGGCGACCTGGCGCTGCTGCTCTCGGTCATGGCCGGGCCCGACCCGCGGGCGCCGCAGGCGCTGGGTCAGCCGGGGGCGACGTTCGCGTCGCCGGGCGTCGCGTCGCTGGCCGGCCTGCGCGTCGCGCTGAGCGTCGACCTCGACGGCGCCTTCGCCGTCGACCACGAGGTCGCCGCGGTGGTCGAGGCGGCGGGTGCCGCGCTCGCCTCCGCCGGGGCCTCCGTGTCCGGCGCGGCGCCGGACCTGTCCCTCGCCGACGACACCTTCCGCACGCTGCGCGCCTGGCACTTCCAGGCCAAGCTCGGCCGCCTGCTGGCCGCCCACCCGGACTCGTTCAAGCAGTCGCTGGCCGACAACATCCGGGCGGGGGAGTCCCTCACCGGCGCCGACGTCGCCCGCGCGTACACCCAGCGCACGGCGCTGTCGGAGACCATGCGGACCTTCTTCGGGTCCTACGACGTGCTCGTGCTCCCGGTCTCGCAGGTGCCGCCGTTCCCGGCGACGCAGGAGTTCCCGACCGAGATCAACGGCGCTCCGATGGCGACCTACCTGGACTGGATGCGGTCGGCGTACTTCATCACCGTCACCGGCTGCCCCGCGATCTCGGTGCCCTTCGGCACCACCTCCACCGGGCTCCCGGTCGGCGTGCAGCTGGTGGCCCGGCACGGCGCCGACCTGCGGCTGCTGGAGGTCGCCGCCGCGGTCGAGGAGCTGGCCGCGCGCTGA
- the cutA gene encoding aerobic carbon-monoxide dehydrogenase large subunit: MTTKMMGAKVQRVEDDRLVRGTGRYVDDVALDALHTAVLRSPHAHARILSIDVDAVLDVEGVHAVWTYDDLEGAMAEPLPLLIPHPTLTHGRTQYALAKDEVNYVGEAIAFVVADDRYLAEDALARIVVEYELLPAVVGVEAARSGANLVHDDVPGNVAARMEQSHGDAPAAIAAAPHTLSLDLQIERSACMPMEGRGTVARWDPDQNRLQVWTSTQTSTGVRAAVAAKLGLDLGQVDVITPDVGGGFGVKIVHPWPEELLVPLAAQKLGRAVKFTEDRREHFISAAHERAQTHHVEVGFDDEGRVLGLDVRFWHDNGAYTPYGLIVPIITSTQLLGPYKPGAYRVRFDSLYTNTVIVTPYRGAGRPQGCFVMERTMDAIAAELGKDRADVRAANFIQPDEFPYDQGLIFQDGRELIYDSGDYPAMLDKIKELVDWDGFEGFRAEKAAEGKRVGLGLACYVEGTGVGPYEGAHVHIETSGKVKVATGLTSQGQGHQTAFAQIVADELGVRFEDVEITTGDTRRMAYAVGTFASRAAVMSGSAIHLAAKRAKEKALRIAADALEADVDDLEIVDGVVSVKGTDSSIPLGTVAVLSNPLRYAFDEASKAATQFNVGDPTKPPVAEDDEPGLEGKDFYSPPRSTFASGMHAVIVETDVETAEIRILKYAVVHDCGHLINPMIVEGQIHGGVAQGVGGALYERMAYDESGQLLNASFMDFLMPYVTEVPESIEIDHLETPSPLNPLGIKGAGEAGVIPGSAAFAAAIEDAERLPITAMPISPSELFALRAAHAQESK, encoded by the coding sequence ATGACCACCAAGATGATGGGCGCGAAGGTCCAGCGCGTCGAGGACGACCGGCTGGTCCGCGGCACCGGGCGCTACGTCGACGACGTCGCGCTCGACGCGCTGCACACCGCCGTCCTCCGCAGCCCCCACGCCCACGCCCGGATCCTGTCGATCGACGTCGACGCGGTGCTCGACGTCGAGGGCGTCCACGCCGTGTGGACCTACGACGACCTCGAGGGCGCGATGGCCGAGCCGCTGCCGCTGCTCATCCCGCACCCCACGCTGACCCACGGCCGCACGCAGTACGCGCTGGCCAAGGACGAGGTCAACTACGTCGGCGAGGCGATCGCCTTCGTGGTCGCCGACGACCGCTACCTCGCGGAGGACGCGCTCGCCCGGATCGTCGTCGAGTACGAGCTGCTGCCCGCCGTGGTCGGCGTGGAGGCGGCCCGCTCGGGCGCGAACCTGGTCCACGACGACGTCCCCGGCAACGTGGCCGCGCGCATGGAGCAGTCCCACGGCGACGCCCCCGCGGCCATCGCGGCCGCGCCCCACACGCTCTCGCTCGACCTCCAGATCGAGCGCAGCGCCTGCATGCCGATGGAGGGTCGCGGCACCGTCGCCCGCTGGGACCCCGACCAGAACCGGCTCCAGGTGTGGACCTCGACCCAGACCTCCACCGGCGTGCGCGCCGCCGTCGCGGCCAAGCTCGGCCTCGACCTCGGCCAGGTCGACGTGATCACGCCCGACGTGGGCGGCGGCTTCGGCGTCAAGATCGTGCACCCGTGGCCCGAGGAGCTCCTCGTCCCGCTCGCCGCGCAGAAGCTCGGGCGCGCGGTGAAGTTCACCGAGGACCGGCGCGAGCACTTCATCTCCGCGGCCCACGAGCGGGCCCAGACGCACCACGTCGAGGTCGGCTTCGACGACGAGGGCCGGGTGCTCGGGCTCGACGTGCGGTTCTGGCACGACAACGGCGCCTACACGCCGTACGGCCTGATCGTCCCGATCATCACCTCGACCCAGCTGCTCGGGCCCTACAAGCCGGGCGCCTACCGGGTGCGCTTCGACTCGCTCTACACCAACACCGTCATCGTCACCCCCTACCGGGGCGCGGGCCGGCCGCAGGGCTGCTTCGTGATGGAGCGGACCATGGACGCGATCGCGGCCGAGCTCGGCAAGGACCGGGCCGACGTCCGCGCGGCCAACTTCATCCAGCCCGACGAGTTCCCCTACGACCAGGGCCTGATCTTCCAGGACGGCCGGGAGCTGATCTACGACTCCGGCGACTACCCGGCCATGCTCGACAAGATCAAGGAGCTCGTCGACTGGGACGGCTTCGAGGGCTTCCGCGCCGAGAAGGCCGCCGAGGGCAAGCGGGTCGGCCTCGGCCTGGCCTGCTACGTCGAGGGCACCGGCGTGGGCCCCTACGAGGGCGCGCACGTCCACATCGAGACGTCGGGCAAGGTCAAGGTCGCGACCGGACTCACCTCGCAGGGCCAGGGCCACCAGACGGCGTTCGCGCAGATCGTGGCCGACGAGCTCGGCGTGCGGTTCGAGGACGTCGAGATCACCACCGGCGACACCCGCCGGATGGCCTACGCCGTGGGCACCTTCGCCTCGCGGGCCGCCGTGATGAGCGGCTCGGCGATCCACCTGGCCGCCAAGCGGGCCAAGGAGAAGGCGCTGCGGATCGCGGCCGACGCGCTCGAGGCCGACGTCGACGACCTCGAGATCGTCGACGGCGTCGTCAGCGTCAAGGGCACCGACTCGTCCATCCCGCTGGGCACGGTCGCCGTCTTGTCCAACCCGCTGCGCTACGCCTTCGACGAGGCGTCCAAGGCCGCCACCCAGTTCAACGTCGGCGACCCGACGAAGCCGCCGGTGGCCGAGGACGACGAGCCGGGCCTGGAGGGCAAGGACTTCTACTCGCCGCCGCGCTCGACCTTCGCCTCCGGCATGCACGCCGTGATCGTCGAGACCGACGTCGAGACCGCCGAGATCCGGATCCTCAAGTACGCCGTCGTCCACGACTGCGGCCACCTGATCAATCCGATGATCGTCGAGGGCCAGATCCACGGCGGTGTCGCGCAGGGTGTCGGCGGCGCGCTCTACGAGCGGATGGCCTACGACGAGTCCGGCCAGCTGCTCAACGCCTCCTTCATGGACTTCCTGATGCCCTATGTCACCGAGGTGCCCGAGAGCATCGAGATTGACCACCTGGAGACCCCGTCTCCGCTCAACCCGCTCGGCATCAAGGGCGCGGGCGAGGCCGGCGTGATCCCCGGGTCCGCCGCCTTCGCCGCCGCCATCGAGGACGCCGAGCGGCTGCCCATCACCGCCATGCCCATCTCGCCGTCGGAGCTGTTCGCGCTCCGCGCGGCCCACGCTCAGGAGTCGAAGTGA
- a CDS encoding hydantoinase/oxoprolinase family protein → MTARRIRIGIDTGGTFTDVVAFDEDSGEVVTTKTPSTPGNPADGFLAGIDKVLGIAGAEFDDVVAVSHGTTVATNQLLEGKVDALGFITTEGYEAMLEIARQSVPDGYGNSYFWVKPDRIVPRELVKGVGGRLDFTGAEIRPFDEDGARAVARWFKAKGIDTLGVCFLHAYANPAHEERMREILAEEHPDAVVSISSEVLREYREYERSMTTLVDAAVKPKLSRYVNNIKDRLATQSGRTIPFYVMKSNGGVLSADEVVHQPITTVLSGPAAGALGAALIAKVAGFDKVLTSDGGGTSTDVSVVIDGDPTLTTEGSVGVYPSKIPMIDVVTVGAGGGSIAWLSPEGTLKVGPHSAGADPGPICYRKGGSEVTITDAHVFLGRIPPHLLGGEIPLDVDAASAAIQQLAGKLGISAEACATGILEISAWNQANALRQVTVKRGLDVRDFTLTTFGGSGSLLLCRLMDILNVPTVLVPPNPGNVSAFGLLTVDVKNDYVQTHVALQENVDTPDLQREYDVLQARAGEALSKEGFAEADHVFVRTADVRYFGQAFEVRVGVPDGPVSTETLTAVADRFHAEHKVLYGYDFSGDASQQVEIVNLRVSGVGPIKRPEILRADEAKPEPQPTGTRSICFDADAGYVETPIFWRPDLPAGQVLTGPVIIEEFGSTVPVHPGFTARVDDYANIIVTRSEES, encoded by the coding sequence ATGACAGCGAGGCGGATCAGGATCGGCATCGACACGGGCGGCACGTTCACCGACGTCGTTGCCTTCGACGAGGACAGCGGTGAGGTCGTCACCACCAAGACCCCCAGCACGCCGGGGAACCCGGCCGACGGGTTCCTGGCGGGCATCGACAAGGTGCTGGGGATCGCGGGGGCGGAGTTCGACGACGTCGTCGCCGTCAGCCACGGCACCACGGTCGCGACCAACCAGCTGCTCGAGGGCAAGGTGGACGCCCTCGGCTTCATCACCACCGAGGGCTACGAGGCGATGCTCGAGATCGCCCGGCAGTCGGTGCCCGACGGCTACGGCAACTCGTACTTCTGGGTGAAGCCCGACCGCATCGTGCCCCGTGAGCTGGTCAAGGGCGTCGGGGGTCGCCTGGACTTCACCGGCGCCGAGATCCGCCCGTTCGACGAGGACGGCGCCCGCGCGGTCGCGCGCTGGTTCAAGGCCAAGGGCATCGACACGCTGGGGGTCTGCTTCCTGCACGCGTACGCCAACCCGGCGCACGAGGAGCGGATGCGCGAGATCCTCGCCGAGGAGCACCCCGACGCCGTCGTCTCGATCTCGAGCGAGGTGCTGCGCGAGTACCGCGAGTACGAGCGCTCGATGACCACGCTCGTCGACGCCGCGGTCAAGCCCAAGCTCAGCCGCTACGTCAACAACATCAAGGACCGGCTCGCCACCCAGAGCGGCCGGACCATCCCGTTCTACGTGATGAAGTCCAACGGCGGTGTGCTCTCGGCCGACGAGGTCGTCCACCAGCCGATCACCACCGTGCTGTCCGGCCCGGCCGCCGGCGCGCTCGGCGCGGCGCTGATCGCCAAGGTCGCGGGCTTCGACAAGGTGCTCACCTCCGACGGCGGCGGTACGTCGACCGACGTCTCCGTGGTCATCGACGGCGACCCCACGCTGACCACCGAGGGCAGCGTCGGCGTCTACCCGTCCAAGATCCCGATGATCGACGTCGTCACCGTCGGTGCCGGCGGCGGCTCGATCGCGTGGCTCTCGCCCGAGGGCACGCTCAAGGTCGGCCCCCACTCGGCCGGCGCCGACCCGGGCCCGATCTGCTACCGCAAGGGCGGCAGCGAGGTCACCATCACCGACGCCCACGTCTTCCTCGGCCGGATCCCTCCCCACCTGCTCGGTGGCGAGATCCCGCTCGACGTCGACGCGGCGAGCGCGGCGATCCAGCAGCTGGCCGGCAAGCTCGGCATCTCCGCCGAGGCGTGCGCCACCGGCATCCTGGAGATCTCCGCGTGGAACCAGGCCAACGCGCTGCGCCAGGTCACCGTCAAGCGCGGTCTCGACGTGCGTGACTTCACGCTGACGACGTTCGGTGGCTCCGGCTCGCTGCTGCTGTGCCGGCTGATGGACATCCTCAACGTCCCGACCGTGCTGGTCCCGCCGAACCCGGGCAACGTCTCGGCGTTCGGCCTGCTCACCGTCGACGTCAAGAACGACTACGTGCAGACCCACGTCGCGCTCCAGGAGAACGTCGACACCCCCGACCTCCAGCGCGAGTACGACGTCCTGCAGGCCCGTGCCGGGGAGGCCCTCAGCAAGGAGGGCTTCGCCGAGGCCGACCACGTCTTCGTGCGTACCGCCGACGTCCGCTACTTCGGCCAGGCCTTCGAGGTCCGGGTCGGCGTCCCCGACGGTCCGGTCAGCACCGAGACCCTGACCGCGGTCGCCGACCGCTTCCACGCCGAGCACAAGGTGCTCTACGGCTACGACTTCTCCGGCGACGCCTCGCAGCAGGTCGAGATCGTCAACCTCCGGGTCTCGGGCGTCGGCCCGATCAAGCGCCCCGAGATCCTCCGCGCCGACGAGGCGAAGCCGGAGCCGCAGCCCACGGGCACGCGCTCGATCTGCTTCGACGCCGATGCCGGGTACGTCGAGACGCCCATCTTCTGGCGCCCCGACCTGCCCGCCGGCCAGGTGCTCACCGGCCCGGTGATCATCGAGGAGTTCGGCTCCACCGTCCCCGTCCACCCCGGCTTCACCGCCCGGGTCGACGACTACGCCAACATCATCGTGACGCGCTCGGAGGAGAGCTGA
- a CDS encoding SDR family oxidoreductase: MKVAILGGSGKTGRAVGAALAQVGVATRPLGRAAFDDLPAALAGADAVHVIAPNLHPDEPAYVTTVLAAAREAGVGRLVYHSVASPYVPAMPHHLGKAVSEDLVRRAGLDWTILQPCAYTQNLLPALRAAEESGVLEVPYAVDRPFGMVDLLDVAAATAAVLTGPGHVGATYELGGPDLVTIADIAAAAGVSARRVPADADVHPWLRAMFDYYDDHGLPTGGVPLGALLGRAPTGVAEVLRRELGDGAAGRSCQA, translated from the coding sequence ATGAAGGTCGCGATCCTCGGGGGATCCGGCAAGACCGGCCGCGCCGTCGGTGCGGCCCTGGCCCAGGTGGGCGTGGCGACACGCCCCCTGGGCCGGGCCGCGTTCGACGACCTCCCGGCCGCCCTCGCCGGCGCGGACGCCGTGCACGTCATCGCCCCCAACCTGCATCCCGACGAGCCCGCCTACGTCACCACGGTGCTCGCCGCCGCGCGGGAGGCGGGGGTCGGACGGCTGGTCTACCACTCGGTCGCCTCGCCCTACGTGCCGGCGATGCCGCACCACCTCGGCAAGGCGGTCTCGGAGGACCTGGTCCGGCGGGCCGGCCTGGACTGGACGATCCTCCAGCCCTGCGCCTACACCCAGAACCTGCTGCCCGCGCTGCGCGCCGCCGAGGAGTCGGGCGTGCTGGAGGTGCCCTACGCCGTGGACCGGCCGTTCGGGATGGTCGACCTGCTCGACGTCGCGGCGGCCACCGCCGCGGTGCTGACCGGGCCGGGGCACGTCGGGGCGACCTACGAGCTCGGCGGCCCGGACCTGGTCACCATCGCCGACATCGCGGCCGCGGCCGGCGTCTCCGCGCGGCGGGTCCCCGCCGACGCCGACGTCCACCCGTGGCTGCGGGCGATGTTCGACTACTACGACGACCACGGGCTGCCCACCGGCGGCGTCCCGCTCGGTGCGCTGCTCGGCCGCGCGCCCACCGGGGTTGCCGAGGTGCTGCGCCGGGAGCTGGGCGATGGCGCGGCTGGCAGGAGTTGCCAGGCTTGA
- a CDS encoding hydantoinase B/oxoprolinase family protein yields the protein MCLSCQTIHNGAAPADHAHDTHTGSRRAPTQFPFGTLTADAGRSADPVLVEIVQGSLAAVEHEVETAIARTSRSPMIRDAHDFRAGIHDRLLRKLTGRSYSALVHPVARDFPIEEMQEGDVFFHNDVYLSEGGIGHLPDLCVTVPVFAGPEGERRVVGFIQAFGHHDDIGGAVPGSMPSHATSVFEEGLAVPPIKLWDAGVPNKAALRIMTRNSRMPESLAADLDAECSACLMGARRLGELFDRYGIETVEACFDAVIDRSTETYRREILSKIPVGSWTWEDYAEHDGVDEPQLHTQRITLTRTAADDPEGERLILDFDGTGPQAKGPINHCGDYSDGVFLKKWLAPILRNLADTPERMAELDVNEGVVPLIEMRFPPPGTLLTPVFPAPTNARTFVILRLLGVLAGVIAKAVDGKMPADQETIRYTGVYGEDLEGRSYLMREVLGGGSGGRYYADGEDTIHVVPDSRNLPTEFTESRFPFVVESLGLAMDSGGAGQFRGGLGYEKHIRMLKDANFMSIADRSILACWGVKGGKAGKPFQVTIDPGGPNEREVDALADAEPVVAGETIRIRTTGGGGWGNPLDRDPELVVRDVVWRKVSAEAALADYGVVLTGSLDDDSLAYDAAATAAERASRPAPADDDAFFDRGPGYGVLAGGAAAAAVDVL from the coding sequence ATGTGCCTGAGCTGCCAGACCATCCACAACGGCGCCGCACCTGCCGACCACGCGCACGACACCCACACCGGCTCGCGCCGGGCGCCCACCCAGTTCCCGTTCGGGACGCTGACCGCCGACGCCGGCCGCAGTGCCGACCCGGTGCTCGTCGAGATCGTCCAGGGCTCGCTCGCGGCCGTCGAGCACGAGGTCGAGACCGCCATCGCGCGCACCTCGCGCAGCCCGATGATCCGCGACGCGCACGACTTCCGCGCCGGCATCCACGACCGGCTGCTGCGCAAGCTCACCGGTCGCTCGTACTCCGCGCTCGTGCACCCGGTCGCCCGGGACTTCCCGATCGAGGAGATGCAGGAGGGGGACGTCTTCTTCCACAACGACGTCTACCTGTCCGAGGGCGGGATCGGCCACCTCCCCGACCTGTGCGTCACCGTCCCGGTGTTCGCCGGTCCGGAAGGGGAGCGGCGCGTCGTCGGCTTCATCCAGGCCTTCGGCCACCACGACGACATCGGCGGCGCGGTGCCCGGCTCGATGCCGTCCCACGCCACCAGCGTGTTCGAGGAGGGCCTCGCCGTCCCCCCGATCAAGCTGTGGGACGCGGGCGTGCCCAACAAGGCCGCGCTGCGGATCATGACTCGCAACTCGCGGATGCCCGAGTCGCTGGCCGCCGACCTCGACGCCGAGTGCTCGGCCTGCCTGATGGGCGCCCGGCGGCTGGGCGAGCTGTTCGACCGCTACGGCATCGAGACCGTCGAGGCCTGCTTCGACGCGGTCATCGACCGCTCCACCGAGACCTACCGGCGCGAGATCCTCTCCAAGATCCCGGTCGGCTCCTGGACCTGGGAGGACTACGCCGAGCACGACGGCGTCGACGAGCCGCAGCTGCACACCCAGCGGATCACGCTGACCCGCACCGCGGCCGACGATCCCGAGGGCGAGCGGCTGATCCTCGACTTCGACGGCACCGGCCCGCAGGCCAAGGGCCCGATCAACCACTGCGGTGACTACTCCGACGGCGTCTTCCTCAAGAAGTGGCTGGCGCCGATCCTGCGCAACCTCGCCGACACCCCCGAGCGGATGGCCGAGCTCGACGTCAACGAGGGCGTGGTGCCGCTCATCGAGATGAGGTTCCCCCCGCCGGGCACCCTGCTCACGCCGGTCTTCCCGGCGCCGACGAACGCTCGCACCTTCGTCATCCTGCGCCTGCTCGGCGTGCTCGCCGGCGTGATCGCCAAGGCGGTCGACGGCAAGATGCCCGCCGACCAGGAGACGATCCGCTACACCGGCGTCTACGGCGAGGACCTCGAGGGCCGCTCGTACCTCATGCGCGAGGTGCTCGGTGGCGGCTCGGGCGGTCGCTACTACGCCGACGGCGAGGACACCATCCACGTCGTACCGGACTCGCGGAACCTCCCCACGGAGTTCACCGAGTCGCGCTTCCCGTTCGTGGTCGAGTCGCTCGGCCTCGCCATGGACTCCGGCGGCGCCGGCCAGTTCCGCGGCGGGCTGGGCTACGAGAAGCACATCCGGATGCTCAAGGACGCCAACTTCATGTCCATCGCGGACCGCTCGATCCTCGCCTGCTGGGGCGTGAAGGGCGGCAAGGCGGGCAAGCCGTTCCAGGTGACCATCGACCCGGGCGGCCCCAACGAGCGCGAGGTCGACGCCCTCGCCGACGCCGAGCCCGTGGTGGCCGGCGAGACGATCCGGATCCGTACGACGGGCGGCGGCGGCTGGGGCAACCCGCTCGACCGCGACCCCGAGCTCGTGGTGCGCGACGTCGTGTGGCGCAAGGTCTCCGCCGAGGCGGCCCTCGCCGACTACGGCGTGGTCCTCACCGGCTCGCTCGACGACGACAGCCTCGCGTACGACGCCGCCGCCACCGCCGCGGAGCGGGCCTCCCGGCCGGCCCCGGCCGACGACGACGCCTTCTTCGACCGCGGTCCGGGCTACGGCGTGCTCGCCGGTGGCGCCGCCGCGGCCGCGGTGGACGTGCTCTGA
- a CDS encoding FAD binding domain-containing protein produces the protein MKPAPFDYVRPGSLEEALQALAGHPEAKVLAGGQSLVPLLSMRLAAPAVLVDINELPDLDHVRVDAEGVRVGALARHARVLADADVARVQPLVTKALANVAHATIRNRGTTVGSLVHADAAAEMPMVLQLLGGSLDVVGPGGRRTIPVAELYVGPLESSLHHDEIAVEAFFPALAADTGVAFEEIARRHGDYAMCGVAAVVTVAGDRVVSAKAGYLSVSDIPAVVDLTDALGGEVTDASLARAAEAALAVLEPETDIHATADYRAHLARVLTARVVTAAYQNAREEQQS, from the coding sequence GTGAAGCCAGCACCGTTCGACTACGTCCGGCCGGGGTCCCTGGAGGAAGCCCTCCAGGCCCTGGCCGGGCACCCGGAAGCCAAGGTCCTGGCGGGCGGGCAGAGCCTGGTCCCGCTGCTGTCGATGCGGCTGGCGGCGCCGGCCGTGCTCGTCGACATCAACGAGCTGCCGGACCTCGACCACGTCCGCGTCGACGCCGAGGGCGTGCGGGTGGGCGCACTCGCCCGGCACGCCCGGGTGCTCGCAGACGCCGACGTGGCGCGGGTCCAGCCGCTGGTGACCAAGGCGCTGGCCAATGTCGCCCACGCGACCATCCGCAACCGCGGCACGACCGTCGGCTCGCTGGTCCACGCGGACGCCGCGGCCGAGATGCCGATGGTGCTGCAGCTGCTCGGCGGCTCGCTCGACGTCGTCGGTCCCGGCGGGCGGCGGACCATCCCGGTCGCCGAGCTGTACGTCGGCCCGCTCGAGTCGAGCCTGCACCACGACGAGATCGCGGTCGAGGCCTTCTTCCCGGCCCTCGCGGCCGACACGGGCGTGGCCTTCGAGGAGATCGCCCGCCGCCACGGCGACTACGCGATGTGCGGCGTCGCGGCGGTCGTGACCGTCGCCGGCGACCGGGTGGTGTCGGCGAAGGCCGGCTACCTCTCCGTGTCCGACATCCCGGCCGTGGTCGACCTGACCGACGCGCTGGGCGGCGAGGTCACCGACGCGTCGCTGGCCCGGGCGGCCGAGGCGGCGCTCGCCGTCCTCGAGCCGGAGACCGACATCCACGCCACGGCCGACTACCGCGCGCACCTCGCCCGGGTGCTCACCGCGCGGGTCGTGACCGCGGCCTACCAGAACGCTCGTGAGGAGCAGCAGTCGTGA
- a CDS encoding SRPBCC family protein: protein MKISGQNTIAAPVEKVWDAILDPRVLVATIPGCEQLEATGENAYAMTVSAGVAAIRGTYSGSCVLEDLRKGEGLTMKLKGAGAPGTIDATVLVTFASSGDQTVLSYDADAVVGGMIGGVGQRMLTSVSRRMAAEFFGNVEKVIANGLPAEVAAAEPTVSAEGAPVFAAPAKAAASSGPAVGGESFLLGVAVGGGLVLAGVIVGGLLGRRR, encoded by the coding sequence GTGAAGATCTCCGGTCAGAACACCATCGCCGCGCCCGTCGAGAAGGTCTGGGACGCGATCCTCGACCCGCGGGTGCTGGTGGCCACGATCCCGGGCTGCGAGCAGCTCGAGGCGACCGGTGAGAACGCCTACGCGATGACGGTCAGCGCGGGCGTCGCGGCGATCCGCGGCACCTACAGCGGCTCCTGCGTGCTGGAGGACCTGCGCAAGGGCGAGGGGCTGACCATGAAGCTCAAGGGCGCGGGTGCGCCGGGCACGATCGACGCGACGGTGCTCGTCACCTTCGCCTCGTCCGGTGACCAGACGGTCCTCTCCTACGACGCGGACGCCGTCGTGGGCGGCATGATCGGCGGCGTCGGCCAGCGGATGCTGACCAGCGTCTCGCGGCGGATGGCGGCCGAGTTCTTCGGCAACGTCGAGAAGGTCATCGCCAACGGACTGCCGGCCGAGGTGGCGGCGGCCGAGCCGACGGTGTCGGCGGAAGGGGCGCCGGTGTTCGCGGCTCCGGCCAAGGCTGCCGCCTCGTCGGGCCCGGCCGTGGGCGGGGAGTCGTTCCTGCTGGGCGTCGCCGTCGGCGGTGGCCTGGTGCTCGCCGGCGTCATCGTGGGCGGGCTGCTGGGCCGTCGGCGATGA
- a CDS encoding (2Fe-2S)-binding protein — protein sequence MTEQIHEIRLNVNGVEHTAAVPARRLLSDALRHDLGLTGTHVGCEHGVCGACTVLVDGQPMRSCLMFAVSAAGHEVTTVEGLARPDGSLGPVQQAFRECHGLQCGFCTPGFLTTITAGIAENPEPSEDEARDMVAGNLCRCTGYQNIVKAVCRAAELARDEREGGAA from the coding sequence GTGACCGAGCAGATCCACGAGATCCGGCTGAACGTCAACGGGGTCGAGCACACGGCGGCGGTGCCCGCCCGCCGGCTCCTCTCCGACGCGCTGCGCCACGACCTCGGCCTGACCGGCACCCACGTCGGCTGCGAGCACGGCGTCTGCGGTGCGTGCACCGTCCTGGTCGACGGCCAGCCGATGCGCAGCTGTCTCATGTTCGCGGTATCGGCCGCGGGCCACGAGGTGACCACGGTCGAGGGCCTGGCCAGGCCGGACGGCTCGCTGGGGCCGGTGCAGCAGGCCTTCCGCGAGTGCCACGGCCTGCAGTGCGGCTTCTGCACGCCGGGCTTCCTGACCACGATCACGGCCGGCATCGCCGAGAACCCCGAGCCCAGCGAGGACGAGGCGCGCGACATGGTCGCCGGCAACCTGTGTCGCTGCACGGGCTACCAGAACATCGTCAAGGCGGTGTGCCGCGCCGCCGAGCTGGCCCGCGACGAGCGCGAGGGTGGTGCCGCATGA